The window GAACATCTGGTTGACGTAGGCGATGCAGGTGCGGTGGAAGTTGCGGTTCTTGTCCATGGTGAAGAGATCCTTGAAGCTGCCCTTGGACATCTCCTcgaccgtcttcttcatgaCGACGTACTCGTTCTTGCAgtagtcgtcgtcctcgggcagGTCGGCGATAGCGGCGATGACCTCCTTAGCCTCCTGGTCGCGGCCCTTGAGGATGAGCCAGCGGGGAGACTCGGGCAGGTTCCAAACGAAAGCCAGGATGAAGACGCAGAAGAGGATCTGCAGGGCCAGGGGGAAACGCCACGAGACGGAGCCGGGAGCGAAGGACATGCCGAGGTCGATCCAGTAGGAGATCATGATGCCACCGCTGATGAGGGCACCCTCGATCATGACGAGCTTACCGCGCTTGTGAGAGCTGCACGTCTCGGATTGCCAGGTAGGGACCGTCGATGTGTTGCCGCCGTTTCCGAGGCCGGTGATGATGCGTCCGATGATGAGGTGCTCGATGGAGAAGGCAGAAGCCTGGAGAGCGGCGCCAATGACCATGATGGCGGTGCCGAGAATGATCATGCGCTTGCGGCCGAGAGGGTTAccgatgaagatggcgatgatggcgccgaggaagcagCCCAGGTTGTacgaggcgacggcgataCCCTGGTTGGTAGACCGCTGGCTGGTGGTGAGACCGACGCTGATGCCCTTGGGCTCCGGGTCGATGGTAGGGAACTGAGACTGGAAGGCCGGGAGGGTGAGAATACCACCGGTGACACCCTGGTCTGTAGAGCAAGTCGTGTCAGTTAAAATGTTGTCGTCTCGAATTCTTATTGTTGTCTCAACACCTACCATATCCGAAAAGCAAAAAGTCACATCCTGCGATGACACTGATGGCCCAGTTGAGGCTCTTGCCACGAAGGCCGAAGTAGTTGAGCTTGCCCATCTCGAAGACTCTTTTCACAGCGGAGACAGTATCTGATCGGTGTGTTCCCAGACAGTGTCGAGGGCTGTAGGGGTCGTAGATCGGGTCGGGAAGGGAGAACGGGATAGTCGAGATGAAGAGGTAAACAAACAGGATGATCAGATGCGAGACGGGGCGGCGGGCATCGACTTATAGATGAAATCCCAAACAGACGGCGGCAGGGTAAAGATCGGCAACGTCAGCGCCAAAGTTTTGACTTCCTGCTTTCTCCTCACCATTCAGGTAGTCCGCTCCATTCGCTCATGCCAGAGGCAACGCGCAAAAAAAAGTACAtgcctcctccctcacctGCATTGACATGGTATGGTAGTATGGCTTCTCGTGCCAGCCTCGGACCCTGGCGCCTTGTGCTGTTCACACCCAACCCAGAAAGCCCCCCGGAAGTAGCCAATCCCCAGCCGCCCCTCAAAGGCTTGCCCCGATTCTCCCCAATCCCCGTACGATCCAAGATGCctctggagagagagagaggggtcCTCTAATccggaggaggatgaagaactCCCCACCTGGATCCACGGGCATGgccggagggggggaacgaGGAACGAGGAACGGTGACATGTCGTCAGACAAACCAAGTTACCGTCATGGGACGCAAGAGACCCATGCCAGCCAATACGGCgccgagaagggcaagaGTTTTGCGGGTTCGCCGTCGTTGGACGGTGTATACGGGCGTCTTCACCGCTCTGAGACGCGAGGGCGTGGAGACTTTGTCCTTTGGAGCGGCAGAATTCGGAGAGAGGCCGACGTAGAAATGGTACATCTGGCAATGTAAGGCAATAGTAAGAGAGcacaaaaacaaaaagcaCTCAAAAGAGCCGCCAGTGTGTCCATTTCCGTACATTATCGGTGGGGTTTTGATGGGGTTTTGTTGGAGACCACGACGTCATATCTCGGACGGTTTGATACACAAGTATTCGTGGAGACGACTGATACGTTTTGGGCAGTCAAAAGAGGGCAAAAAGGTACCCTTGTAGTGTGTCCTTTGTACATACCAACCAAGCCAGTAACGTTGGTTCAGTCAGATCTGGTTGGTTTGAAGTCCCCCCCGCCCGAGCGACGTCGTATGCGAGTCAGGGAGCCCTGCGCGAACCCTGCGGCAAACCCTGGGCCGAAGGTGGGTTCGAAAAGGTAGAGAAGCGCCGAGGAGATTGGGGGGCTCTGCTCACCGGCGGCGTATGGCATTTTAGCCGCTCAGAGCGCTTGCAACTGCGGGTTCTGACTCTCTCTCGCTATCTCTTGTCCGACCGTTTCGCTCTCTGTTTGGTTCCTCTGCCGGATTTAAGCTGGGCCCTCCGTCGTGGGGACAACCGGGCGACAGAAACCAGGTTTCATGTTGAGAATGCTCGCACGCGATTTGTCAACGTCGGCAGCTGTTGGTGACGGGGTGTGTTGACGGCGGTGGACCGTATGACGTATAGCCTCGCTACATGTTGCTCGTTTCTATCATGTCCTTTTTTTGGCCGGTGAGCGTCACTCTGGGGACTTGGGAGGTTCTCATGTCGAGTTACAACACGACGTTGACGGTTGACCAGAAAGACATGTCGTTCATCGTTGGAAAAAGCTTAATTATGCTAAGACAACCCCCAAGGAACGACAAGCCACGACAAGACAATTTCACTGGAGTTGGCACTTCGCCAAATCTCTTGTCGATTGCTTGTTCGTTGCCTATCCCTTGGTATGGACCGTATGGTGAGTCCCTCGCTACTTGTCCTCCAAAAAGACCCAAAATACACTGCGGCTAACTATGGGGATTATTGGAGCCAAAGTGGGATTCTTCATTTCAAGCAGACACGCGCCGGAGGATGACGTCGTTGGAGAAGAACTTTTTCATTTTGTCTCTCGGCCTTACCCTATCAGGTAATCCGAGGGCGCACGCGCGAGAGGAGTTACGGGAGAGCCAAGCCAATTGTAACGGAGTGGAAAAGCGTCGGTATGGCCAATAAGAGACAATGAAATGCAATGAAGAGTGGCCCTGAGAGCGGACAATAGACGGGCCTATGTCTTTTGGGTCCTGTTTCTCACCCACACACATTCCCGCAAATCACTTGTAGAAACGCAAACGCCGGTCAGCTCTCTCCAGACCCCAGTCAATTTCCCGCCAAACCCAAAGTGAGTCGAATGGAGCCCGCTGCGACTCTTTTGTTGGTTGTTGCTGCACGAAACGGCAATGAAGCCGATGTTGGACCTTCTTGGCGCACAAACCACTGCATGTTTCGACGGGCACCGGATGTATGGTGACGTACGGGACGACTCGGTCGTTGCTCTCAGTTCAGAGAGAGCCTTGCCAACTGACTGTTGTCCTTTTTCATCGTTCACCTCGATGGCTTCCGGAAAGATAATCGTTTTGCTGATCGGTTCCCAGCACACTGGTTTAGCCAACCGTGTCGCAGAATGCATTCCCTGGCAGAACGTGGTCTCCATCGTTCCAGCTTTAAGTCGCTGAATTTCCCATTGTTGACAAACACGCAGTGCCAATCGCCAGGACCATATAGAGATCTTCACCGCAGACAATCTTATCAGGGCAACAAACCGTTAACCGATGGAGGCAGTACCCTGACTCTGCATGTCTTGGACGGTTTGTCTGACCCGGATGTCTCCACAAGTCAAGGGATCGATGCCTGGCGCAAGGGGCAAAATTGGGGCCTGCCTACGATGTGGCCTGAGAGAGGAGATGACTTGAAGAGGCAGAACAAAAGCATACACACAACGGTGGAAATCAATACCGGGGATACGGTCTCACCCATCGGGTAAACTCGTGTGTGTCACGAAAAAGACGTTGCCGCTCACAACAGACACTCCACCACATGAACGAGTGAAATTGTCTGATGACTGGCGCCCGGGATCAATTCCAACACTCAGATTTTGCTCATCTCGATTCAATCCAGTAGTAGCAAATTCCCGATGTAGAACAGATTAAGAAAATAACCACGGGAGGCGGGAGCGCCAAGCTGACAACATCGCCGATTCGCCGGCCCGGAAAATTCTGCACTCTCGGCCCCATTCCGTGGAACCAAGTTTTTCTGGCTCTGGTGTGGATCCGGACCCTGGCCGCAGAGAACTCAGGACCTGTGATTGCTAGAGACTCGGATTCTGATTGAGGCAGCCCACGTTAGACCTTTGACTCTCTGTACAAAGGGTGGAGATGAGGGGGAAAGAGGAGCCGAtgagggagggaaaggaggaggaagaggagcaaCGGAGCAAAGAGCAGGGACTTCGTGTTGAATCACATGGGGCGCCGCAGTCTGTACGACGCGTTGAACAAATCTGTGGTTCTGCCCAACATGCTGGATCTCGCCTTGAGCATGGTGCCACTTATGATGCCCACAACGAAGAACCATCATGTGACGCAGTGGCGAGCTGCCTATCTCGACAACTTACAATAGCCGCGACATGACGGCCTCAAACCGGCCCTTTCCTCCTCGAGCCGGCATGTAGCCTTGCTCTAAGGAATGTCCGCGTTAGGGGTCCTATCGATTTGGAGACACAAGCCGCGCCCGCCACGCCTGTGGTAAACAAACAAGGGCCTTAGCTTGCTTGAACATGACGTTTTTGCTTGGTCCCTGTGTTTCTATTCTGTACCTGGCTAGACTGCTTCTGGTTCAACTCTCCTTGCGGCAACACGATAGCGGCACCGGAATCTCTCCGAAGATATGACGACGACTGTTTCTTGGCGTTTACTGTCATCACGGAACACAATCGATGACGGGACACAACCGTGCTAGCGTATACCATCAGTCAGGGTATCAAGACGCATAGATGCCAACCAAAGATATGGGTCTTTTCAATTTTCCCGCTCTTTCTCGGCACCTGTAGACATGAACAACAATAAGAGGCTGGAAACAAAACGAAGAATACTTATATGGGGTTTAAAAATCATCCCACTTTGGCTGAAGTACAAAAGCTGTCAGTCAATTGAGCTAGACGAGTGACCTTTTTACTCTAAACTCTTTCACTAATTAGACGGGTGGCATATTGGTATTCATGCAGCACGGTTGCTTGCTGACGTTGAGATCTGGTCCATCGCGCACTATAACTCTTCACTATGATGTCGGGACAACTGCCCCGATCTTCATGATCATCCACTGCCCCTTATTATACGGTTAACTTTGACAGTCGAGACATTTACTTGATCCCGCAACCCCCCCACTGTACTTGAGTACAGACCATGGTTCTATTCAACAAGGCGCTGGCGGGTCTTGTGTCGCTGTTGCTCCCAGTGAAATACGTATCATCCTGATGTCGGTCATAGCCCGGCGGGGCCACCGAACGATCTCACTAAATCTCATTGACTAAATTCGGGATGTTGGGGTAGCGTCAAACGATTTTGGGTTGCAGTCAACTTCACTGATGCAGCGTTACCGGCGCTCTTGCGCTCCTGTCAAGCATACATATGTGCTGGGGGCAGAGGCTAATACACTGAGTACAAAGTTCTTTTACTTCACTCGGAATACAAGCCACATACCAAAGTTTTCCGAACCTCTCTCTGTTCTATATAATGATGCCTAGATACCCAGTTGATACCTCCTAATGTGATCTTTCTGAGGTTTCTCAAGCAACATCTCATCCAGAGCAACTAGCCAGGTTAActgagaaagtcaagaaAAACAAGCAATTATCGCCTGTCTGAACATGGTCTAAGGTAAGCCAGTCGTAATCAACAGTTCTGAGCTGTTGGCTTGTCTTCTAAATCGTTTTAGACTGGGCCTTACAATGAGCCGAGACCGTGGCTACTTTTACTGTGGGCTTGGGTTGTTTAAATCACATGCCTTTTTCTGATGAACATCTCGATGTTGTTCCTGTTTCTCCAAACTCATGCCACCTGTCTTAGTCTACTTGAACACCTATTTAGGCGATGGGAGATTCACAACAAATGATCTCACTACAATTGCTACTTACTTAGATTACCAGGCGGTTAAAAACTAAGGGTAGAGTTCTCTTAAAAAACCCTACTACATACATTTGCAAATCACGAAGTCCGTTGATGCAACAGACGACTTAATGTCACCCCTATATCCTGTTCACCATCCAGCAACAGACTATATGTATTTGACAATGAGGACTTATGCTTTTAGCCTCTATTACTAGACTTAATGTTTTAGAACTGTCTTTAGACAAAGGTCCTCCGCTACAGTGTAAAGCACTAATTTTAAATACACGATGTAGATACGGGAGGGTTTAGAAGGGATAGCAGTAGACATGATAAGGAAATCGCCTTCAGCCTTAATTGTATGATAGGGAGGCTCCTCTCGTGGCAGATGTGTCAAGACGGAAAATAGGATTAACTCGTTACCTCAAGGTGTTTGTCCCCCTTAAATGCCTGCTTAAAACTCTTAAATATGTCATATCCTCCTGTGACGTTTCTTTAACCCAACTATATCTCATTCGAAGTGCTAATCTAAAGATCATTAATGCCAAGTCTTCAGGTGTTCGGTGGATTCATTAACTATGACATGTAATATCAAACATCAAATGTTAAGGATTGCTAAGAATCTTCTTCGTTTGAAGCTAAAGTAGGAGCTACAAGCAGAGCAAGGTGATAATAGCGCTACAACAACAAGTGAGACAATTAACGAAACCAGCTACACATGTTGGCAGCTGCTGTTTCAACACTATATAATAAGCCTAAAAGCAACCTTTTACGCTAATTGCAGCTGTTCTTACTCATAACCCATAAGTCTACTACTGTTCAACTAAGCCCTTGCTATCTTAATAATAAAATGTATTTTAAGTCTTTAAAATTAAGTAACTAGCTACTCTAAGGTAGTTACAATGAAGTCGAAGGGAAATAACATACCGAAAATAAACCTGAAACCTGAAATTAATTATTATATGCACGTCTGCAGACTTGTTAGCTTTCTAAACTACAACAACGAGTTTGTAGATGCTTTGAAAGTTTTTATGCGCTTTTTCTACTGGAAATATAACACTAAACAAGAAAATCTAAGTGTGTTGACTTGAAGAATAAGGCTTAGGTGAATTAGAACAGACAGCTTATTGCGTTCTGCAAATAGATTATCATAATCTATAATCGCATATTAGTATAATAGTGTAAGCTACTGCGTCTAGATTCGGTGTGTATAATAATACTAGGGTATCTTCAAATCTCTGCGCCTCGAAATCATTATGGATAACTTACAAAATCTTAGGGATTCTTGCGTAGAAGTCCAAGTCTTCGTATATCTTCATGCTAGGCGATGCTTATCGTTGTTCCTTTAGCACTGAATTATAGCAGCCTAAGTTTGCAAAATCTCAATTGCAACACTTGAATACTTGTATAAGCTCCGCTCAACCTCTTTTACATCATAACATGAAATCTGTCAATAATGCACTACAAGTATATCGTAAAAGAGAAATGTGGAAAAGGGTTCATTGAGCACAGTGAGAGGTTAACCCCTGCCCATTTCGAAATTAAAAGTCTAAAGCAAAGGATATTCAGATCAGAAAACGTACGGTAGGATCTCAAGCAACATATTGCCATTGACATTGAGAGAAATTTTAGTTTGTTCTAGGTAGCCACAGAAGCACAACGAACGGCTCGGCCTATTGTGATTTGTGTTCTTTGTATTAGTGGCAACCTGTACTCGCCAGCTAAAGGCTTACACGTAGTAAACAATAGTGATTTCGGATCTGGGTTAACGACTGGGATAGATATGTGTCTTGCGCTACGTGCAGCGCAGCAGAGTGAAGATATGCAACGCAGTTAAATGACAGACAGATAGACTCTACCTAGTAGAT is drawn from Colletotrichum destructivum chromosome 6, complete sequence and contains these coding sequences:
- a CDS encoding Putative major facilitator, sugar transporter, major facilitator superfamily; protein product: MGKLNYFGLRGKSLNWAISVIAGCDFLLFGYDQGVTGGILTLPAFQSQFPTIDPEPKGISVGLTTSQRSTNQGIAVASYNLGCFLGAIIAIFIGNPLGRKRMIILGTAIMVIGAALQASAFSIEHLIIGRIITGLGNGGNTSTVPTWQSETCSSHKRGKLVMIEGALISGGIMISYWIDLGMSFAPGSVSWRFPLALQILFCVFILAFVWNLPESPRWLILKGRDQEAKEVIAAIADLPEDDDYCKNEYVVMKKTVEEMSKGSFKDLFTMDKNRNFHRTCIAYVNQMFQQICGINLITYYAAVIYSGLGMSRFMSHLLAALNGTEYFIASWPAVFLVERVGRRKLMLFGAVGQALTMAILAGVNSQSTYACQITGIVFLFVFNTFFAIGWLGMTWLYPAEIVPLRIRAPANALSTSANWIFNFMVVMITPVAFDTIKHHTYTIFAIINAIIVPVTYFFFPETAYRSLEEMDSIFAKAAPGIKGAFDVVDVARKEPHRYGKNGELLIHYEDDKENGHATTRENRREGSTSSSEPNGLWARQDEETQNVEKSEKS